A part of Streptomyces sp. NBC_01210 genomic DNA contains:
- a CDS encoding PP2C family protein-serine/threonine phosphatase produces MSLSLRFAAGSHKGMIREGNEDSGYAGPRLLAIADGMGGQAAGEVASSEVISTLVTLDDDVPGSDILTSLGTAVQGANDQLRLMVEEDPQLEGMGTTLTALLWTGQRLGLVHVGDSRAYLLRDGVLTQITQDHTWVQRLVDEGRITEEEATTHPQRSLLMRALGSGDHVEPDLSIREVRAGDRYLICSDGLSGVVSHQTMEDTLADYQGPQETVQALIQLALRGGGPDNITCIVADVLDTDSNDSLAGQLSDTPVVVGAVAENQLQLNDGGAMQTPAGRAAGLGRPVPPQTSGGFGPPGSGDGMGYGGMPPEGSFGAYSDEDFIKPRGGRKWLKRSLYGVLALAVVGGGLYGGYSWTQTQYFVGSKDEHVALYQGISQDLAWVSLSKVQKDHPEIELKYLPPYQRKQVEATITEDSLDKARTKVQELADQAAACKKDEQRRDAADRASTPPPGEGEAGGTTGKPTTQNAKTKPTAATPSPGPTLSEEEQKLASNCGKQ; encoded by the coding sequence ATGAGTCTGTCTCTGCGCTTCGCCGCCGGGTCGCACAAGGGCATGATCCGGGAGGGCAACGAGGACTCCGGCTACGCCGGACCCCGCCTCCTGGCCATCGCCGACGGCATGGGCGGCCAGGCCGCCGGCGAGGTCGCCTCCTCGGAGGTCATCTCCACACTCGTCACGCTCGACGACGACGTGCCCGGCTCGGACATCCTCACCTCGCTCGGTACGGCCGTACAGGGCGCCAACGACCAGCTGCGGCTGATGGTCGAGGAAGATCCCCAGCTCGAAGGCATGGGCACCACGCTCACCGCCCTGCTCTGGACCGGCCAGCGGCTCGGCCTCGTGCACGTCGGCGACTCCCGCGCCTATCTGCTCCGCGACGGCGTACTGACCCAGATCACCCAGGACCACACCTGGGTGCAGCGGCTGGTCGACGAGGGCCGGATCACCGAAGAGGAAGCCACCACCCACCCGCAGCGCTCCCTGCTGATGCGCGCGCTGGGCAGCGGCGACCATGTCGAGCCCGATCTCTCCATCCGCGAGGTCCGCGCCGGCGACCGGTACCTGATCTGCTCCGACGGACTGTCCGGCGTCGTCTCCCACCAGACGATGGAGGACACCCTCGCCGACTACCAGGGCCCGCAGGAGACCGTGCAGGCGCTGATCCAGCTCGCACTGCGCGGCGGCGGCCCCGACAACATCACCTGCATCGTCGCGGACGTCCTCGACACCGACTCCAACGACTCCCTGGCCGGGCAGCTCAGCGACACCCCGGTCGTCGTCGGCGCGGTCGCCGAGAACCAGCTCCAGCTGAACGACGGCGGCGCCATGCAGACCCCGGCGGGCCGCGCGGCCGGCCTCGGCCGCCCCGTCCCGCCGCAGACCTCCGGCGGCTTCGGCCCGCCCGGCAGCGGCGACGGCATGGGGTACGGCGGAATGCCGCCCGAGGGCAGCTTCGGCGCGTACAGCGACGAGGACTTCATCAAGCCCCGCGGCGGCCGCAAGTGGCTGAAGAGATCTCTCTACGGCGTGCTCGCGCTGGCGGTCGTCGGCGGCGGTCTGTACGGCGGCTACAGCTGGACCCAGACCCAGTACTTCGTCGGCTCCAAGGACGAGCACGTCGCCCTCTACCAGGGCATCAGCCAGGACCTCGCCTGGGTCTCGCTCTCGAAGGTCCAGAAGGACCACCCCGAGATCGAACTCAAGTACCTCCCGCCCTACCAGCGCAAGCAGGTCGAGGCGACGATCACCGAAGACAGCCTCGACAAGGCGCGAACCAAGGTCCAGGAGCTCGCCGACCAGGCCGCTGCCTGCAAGAAGGACGAGCAGCGCCGCGACGCCGCCGACCGCGCGAGCACTCCACCGCCCGGTGAGGGCGAGGCCGGTGGCACCACCGGCAAGCCCACCACCCAGAACGCCAAGACCAAGCCGACCGCAGCCACTCCGTCTCCGGGTCCCACCCTCTCGGAGGAGGAGCAGAAGCTGGCCTCGAACTGCGGAAAGCAGTAA
- a CDS encoding FHA domain-containing protein FhaB/FipA — MSELTLTVMRLGFLAVLWLFVIVAVQVIRSDLFGTRVTQRGSRRNADARPQQTRQAAAPPQQRQQATGGRQRRGAPSKLVVSEGTLTGTTVALQGQTITLGRAHDSTIVLDDDYASSRHARIYPDRDGQWIVEDLGSTNGTYLDRTRLTTPTPIPLGAPIRIGKTVIELRK; from the coding sequence ATGTCAGAGCTGACCCTGACGGTCATGCGGCTAGGTTTCCTGGCCGTTCTGTGGCTGTTCGTGATCGTGGCCGTTCAGGTCATCCGAAGCGACCTGTTCGGTACGCGCGTCACGCAGCGCGGCTCACGCCGCAATGCCGACGCGCGTCCGCAGCAGACGCGCCAGGCCGCTGCGCCACCGCAGCAGCGCCAACAGGCCACCGGCGGCCGCCAACGCCGCGGTGCGCCCAGCAAACTCGTCGTCTCCGAGGGCACCCTCACGGGCACCACGGTGGCGCTGCAGGGCCAGACCATCACCCTGGGCCGGGCACACGACTCCACGATCGTGCTGGACGACGACTATGCGTCCAGCCGGCATGCCAGGATCTACCCGGACCGTGACGGCCAGTGGATCGTCGAGGATCTCGGGTCCACCAACGGCACATATCTCGACCGGACCCGACTCACCACCCCGACACCGATTCCGCTGGGCGCGCCGATCCGCATCGGCAAGACCGTCATCGAGCTGCGGAAGTAG
- a CDS encoding DUF3662 and FHA domain-containing protein, with protein sequence MGVLKKFEQRLEGLVNGTFAKVFKSEVQPVEIAGALQRECDNNATIWNRERTVVPNDFIVELSAPDFERLSPYSGQLGDELSGLVRDYAKQQRYTFMGPIKVHLEKADDLDTGLYRVRSRTLASSTSQSPERAPAGPGPAAPQGGARGGYGYPPTAAPPMPAAPPPGVGRPGPAPVADRRPAPGPGPLPSTQVRRWIEINGTRHQISRPTLVLGRSTDADVRIDDPGVSRRHCEIRTGTPSTIQDLGSTNGIVVDGQHTTRATLRDGSRIVVGSTTIVYRQAEG encoded by the coding sequence ATGGGAGTCCTGAAGAAGTTCGAGCAGCGACTCGAAGGTCTGGTCAACGGCACCTTCGCCAAGGTGTTCAAGTCCGAGGTCCAGCCCGTCGAGATCGCCGGCGCCCTCCAGCGCGAGTGCGACAACAACGCGACGATCTGGAACCGCGAGCGAACCGTCGTACCCAACGATTTCATCGTCGAGCTCAGCGCGCCCGACTTCGAGCGTCTGAGCCCGTACTCCGGCCAGCTCGGCGACGAACTCTCCGGACTGGTCCGCGACTACGCCAAGCAGCAGCGCTACACCTTCATGGGACCCATCAAGGTCCACCTGGAGAAGGCGGACGACCTCGACACCGGCCTGTACCGGGTGCGCAGCCGCACTCTCGCGTCGAGTACGTCACAGTCCCCGGAACGGGCTCCGGCAGGCCCCGGCCCCGCCGCCCCCCAGGGCGGCGCCCGCGGCGGCTACGGCTACCCGCCCACCGCCGCACCTCCCATGCCGGCCGCGCCCCCTCCGGGCGTCGGCCGCCCCGGCCCCGCGCCCGTCGCGGACCGACGCCCGGCACCCGGTCCCGGACCGCTGCCGAGCACCCAAGTACGACGTTGGATCGAGATCAACGGCACCCGCCATCAGATCTCCCGCCCGACGCTGGTGCTGGGTCGCAGCACCGACGCCGATGTGCGGATCGACGACCCCGGCGTCTCGCGCCGGCACTGTGAGATCCGGACCGGAACGCCCTCGACGATCCAGGATCTCGGGTCTACCAACGGCATCGTGGTAGACGGGCAGCACACCACCCGCGCTACGCTCCGCGACGGCTCGCGGATCGTCGTGGGCAGCACCACCATCGTTTACCGGCAAGCCGAAGGGTGA
- a CDS encoding potassium channel family protein, whose amino-acid sequence MRSLLTAGILVIAYYLLPLGSAFTARTVIALVGGIAAVAVLLSWQIRKITLSPRPELRAMEALATTLPLYVLLFATAYFLMERSVSNNFSESLSRTDALYFTMTVVSTVGFGDVSPRSESARLLATGQMAVNLVLIGVAARLLVSAVEQGRLQPDRTAAAGRDTGTPDAR is encoded by the coding sequence GTGCGTTCGCTGCTGACCGCGGGGATCCTCGTCATCGCCTACTACCTGCTACCGCTCGGTTCGGCCTTCACCGCCCGCACGGTCATCGCGCTCGTCGGCGGTATCGCAGCGGTGGCAGTGCTCCTGTCCTGGCAGATCCGAAAGATCACACTGTCCCCGCGGCCCGAGCTACGGGCCATGGAAGCCCTGGCGACGACCCTCCCGCTTTACGTGCTTCTGTTCGCCACGGCCTACTTCCTGATGGAGCGCAGCGTTTCGAACAACTTCAGCGAGTCGCTGTCGCGGACTGACGCGCTGTACTTCACCATGACCGTCGTCAGCACGGTCGGCTTCGGAGATGTCAGCCCGCGCAGCGAATCGGCCCGGCTGCTGGCCACAGGGCAGATGGCGGTGAATCTCGTGCTGATCGGCGTGGCTGCCCGGCTCCTGGTGTCGGCGGTCGAGCAGGGCAGACTGCAACCGGACCGCACAGCAGCCGCAGGCCGGGACACCGGGACACCGGATGCACGGTGA